The following proteins are co-located in the Pyricularia oryzae 70-15 chromosome 1, whole genome shotgun sequence genome:
- a CDS encoding septin like spn2, with protein MAAMPAATIYPQSHVGFDSITSQIERKLLKRGFQFNVICVGQTGLGKSTLINTIFASHLIETKGRHHPDEVIRSTTEIHPVSHIIEENGVRLRLNIVDTPGYGDLINNDRCWDPIVKYIKDQHSAYLRKELTAQRERYIQDTRIHCCLFFIQPSGHSLKPIDIVVLKKLSDVVNVVPVIAKADSLTLEERQAFKERIKEEFAFHNLKMYPYDNDDLDEDERSHNQQIKATVPFAVVGSEKSIIVNGKQVRGRQNRWGVINVEDEEHCEFVHLRNFLLRTHLQDLIETTSQIHYETFRTKQLLALKDPSAQGHSSRPISPAAEREMSRSSQRMTMNGY; from the exons ATGGCGGCCATGCCTGCTGCCACCATCTACCCTCAGAGCCATGTTGGTTTTGACAGCATCACGTCGCAGATTGAGCGTAAGCTCCTGAAGCGTGGCTTTCAGTTCAACGTCATTTGCGTTG GTCAGACTGGTCTGGGTAAATCAACCCTGATCAACACCATCTTCGCCTCGCATCTTATCGAGACAAAGGGAAGGCACCACCCTGATGAGGTTATCCGTTCGACGACCGAGATTCATCCCGTTTCACACATCATTGAGGAAAATGGTGTGCGCCTGCGGCTCAACATTGTTGACACGCCAGGCTACGGTGACCTGATCAACAACGACCGCTGCTGGGACCCCATCGTCAAGTACATCAAGGATCAGCACTCTGCCTACCTTCGAAAGGAGCTCACTGCCCAGCGTGAGCGCTACATCCAGGACACCCGCATTCACTGCTGCCTGTTCTTCATTCAGCCTTCAGGACACTCGCTGAAGCCGATCGATATTGTCGTTCTCAAGAAGCTGTCAGACGTTGTCAATGTTGTGCCGGTTATTGCCAAGGCCGATTCTTTGACTCTTGAGGAGCGTCAGGCTTTCAAGGAGCGTATCAAGGAGGAGTTTGCTTTCCACAATCTGAAGATGTACCCGTACGACAACGACGACCTTGACGAGGATGAGCGTTCCCACAACCAGCAGATCAAG GCTACCGTTCCTTTCGCTGTTGTCGGATCAGAGAAGTCGATTATTGTCAACGGCAAGCAGGTTCGCGGGCGTCAGAACAGGTGGGGTGTGATCAatgtcgaggacgaggagcacTGCGAGTTTGTGCACCTGCGGAACTTTTTGCTGCGTACACACCTGCAAGACCTTATCGAGACAACGTCACAGATCCACTACGAGACTTTCCGCACGAAGCAGCTTCTCGCCCTGAAGGACCCTAGTGCTCAGGGCCACAGCAGCAGACCTATCTCTCCCGCCGCCGAGCGTGAGATGAGCCGCAGCTCGCAAAGGATGACTATGAATGGCTACTAG
- a CDS encoding WD domain-containing protein, which produces MAAAMATQQLRLQLPRLSFLSSNSFATTYIRQLSLPLFPSVKFALPAISLGLPSIPSIPALLGEIWEGILRAVPKKKTSHMKKRHRQMAGKALKDQTAICKCPACGGLKRMHYLCPFCTEKIKKALKDSVEDHAEPR; this is translated from the exons ATGGCGGCAGCCATGGCCACACAGCAACTGAGGCTGCAACTGCCTCGGCTGTCGTTCCTATCCTCTAACAGCTTTGCGACCACATATATCCGGCAACTATCATTGCCACTGTTTCCGTCCGTAAAATTCGCCCTCCCAGCCATCAGCCTCGGCCTTCCATCCATACCGTCAATCCCAGCACTCCTTGGAGAAATATGGGAAGGAATCTTGAGGGCAGTGCCGAAAAAGAAGACATCTCACATGAAGAAGAGGCATCGACAAATGGCCGGCAAGGCCTTGAAGGACCAAACCGCCATCTGCAAATGCCCTGCATGCGGCGGTCTGAAGAGGATGCACTACTTGTGTCCCTTCTGCACTGAGA AGATTAAGAAGGCGCTGAAGGATTCAGTGGAGGACCACGCCGAGCCGAGGTAG
- a CDS encoding prefoldin subunit 4 — protein sequence MQRRMLTKEDEVAAGDEVEVRREDQDKINRFSRLHQRELLLQEELKSKNKEKEELDDITMELELADEDESVPYKVGDAFFHVPLPQAQEMLSTSATKVEGQIEDIEDRLGSIREEMTQLKVELYARFGKSIQLET from the exons ATGCAGAGGCGAATG TTAACAAAAGAAGACGAGGTCGCCGCTGGAGACGAGGTTGAAGTTCGCCGCGAGGACCAAGACAAGATCAACAGGTTCAGTCGTCTGCATCAACGAGAACTTTTACTTCAAGAGGAACTCAAATCCAAGAAT aaagaaaaagaggagcTCGACGACATCACCATGGAGCTGGAGTTGGCCGACGAAGACGAGTCGGTTCCCTACAAGGTTGGCGACGCCTTTTTCCACGTCCCCCTGCCGCAGGCTCAGGAGATGCTCTCTACCTCGGCCACCAAGGTAGAGGGCCAGATCGAGGATATTGAGGACCGTCTGGGCTCGATCCGGGAGGAAATGACACAGCTCAAGGTGGAGCTGTATGCGCGCTTCGGAAAGAGCATCCAGCTTGAGACATGA
- a CDS encoding meiotic recombination protein rec14 has protein sequence MSKQYLTVHTIDNAHQSQIFALATTPNGVFSASGGEAIKFHSAATDATGASSFSSSDIPKAHRSGCHHLAAGAGGPGKVLASAGFGHEVKVWVQQEGSGEWKEHGTVSPWGSGPSAAKVWAVALNSDEQFLACSSEAGKVAVWDIPAGRAVHLYETASEGQGSFGMSVDISPDGRLTASGHQNGTVYVFNNDSGRLVYSLTGLSKPIRSVKFSPGGTRLATAGDAGIIAIYDTQNGEHVSNLSPSGPSGPWIMSLDWSHTGEYLLSGSFDGRVRVWSIEAATCVATHSESDETIWAVKWLPKPAGNPRAAESFCAAGARGSITFYREASGS, from the exons ATG TCCAAACAATACCTGACCGTCCACACAATCGACAATG CCCATCAATCGCAGATCTTTGCGCTCGCCACAACGCCAAACGGCGTCTTCTCGGCATCCGGCGGCGAGGCGATAAAGTTCCACAGCGCCGCCACCGATGCGACCGGCGCCTCATCATTCTCCTCTTCCGATATCCCCAAAGCCCACCGCAGCGGTTGCCACCACCTCGCGGCGGGTGCCGGCGGGCCAGGCAAGGTGCTCGCGTCGGCCGGGTTCGGGCACGAGGTTAAGGTCTGGGTGCAGCAGGAAGGCTCGGGGGAGTGGAAGGAGCATGGCACGGTGAGCCCGTGGGGCTCGGGACCGTCTGCCGCAAAGGTGTGGGCCGTCGCGCTCAATAGCGACGAGCAGTTCCTCGCCTGCTCGTCCGAGGCCGGCAAGGTCGCCGTCTGGGACATACCGGCCGGTAGGGCGGTGCATCTGTACGAGACCGCGTCGGAGGGCCAAGGAAGCTTTGGTATGAGTGTGGACATAAGTCCAGACGGCAGGTTGACGGCCAGTGGGCACCAGAACGGCACGGTCTATGTCTTCAACAATGACTCGGGACGATTGGTCTATTCGTTGACTG GTCTCTCAAAACCCATCCGATCCGTCAAGTTCTCCCCCGGCGGCACACGACTGGCTACCGCAGGTGACGCCGGCATCATCGCCATCTACGACACCCAGAACGGCGAGCACGTTAGCAACCTCTCGCCATCCGGTCCCTCGGGCCCCTGGATCATGTCGCTCGACTGGAGCCACACGGGCGAGTACCTCCTTTCGGGCTCCTTCGACGGCCGCGTGCGCGTCTGGTCCATCGAGGCCGCCACCTGCGTCGCTACCCACTCAGAGAGCGACGAGACCATCTGGGCCGTCAAGTGGCTGCCCAAGCCGGCGGGCAACCCTAGGGCCGCAGAGAGTTTCTGCGCCGCGGGCGCGCGGGGCAGCATCACGTTCTACCGGGAGGCTAGTGGAAGCTAG